Proteins co-encoded in one Candidatus Methylomirabilota bacterium genomic window:
- a CDS encoding prolipoprotein diacylglyceryl transferase family protein produces MAALGTMASRWRPRPRLLLFGRRRSSYRVCGVAGLGVATALATVLAAHSGLSHAANGALLVTGIGVFLALALVTKAIVGQEALIYYHHEVAILAASGAVLAAFGWPVRAHLDVMALALGTFLAFGRVGCLMVGCCYGTPHHWGVEYGEEHAAGAFPRHLVGVRLLPVQLFEAFVVVLLVVMGSVLFLQALPSGTALSWYVVGYAAARFWLERVRADYGRPYWRGFSEAQWTSLVLMSGVVAAEWQGRLPFSPWHTALWASVGLGMLALTLRIYRIRRRVAAAAARSVETCTRA; encoded by the coding sequence GTGGCGGCGCTCGGCACGATGGCGTCGCGGTGGCGACCGCGGCCCCGGCTGCTGCTCTTCGGCCGTCGGCGGTCCAGCTATCGCGTGTGTGGCGTGGCCGGCCTCGGCGTGGCCACGGCTTTGGCGACCGTCCTCGCGGCCCACTCAGGGCTGTCGCATGCCGCCAATGGCGCGCTCCTCGTGACGGGCATCGGCGTGTTCCTCGCGCTCGCGCTGGTGACGAAGGCGATCGTGGGCCAGGAGGCCCTCATCTACTATCACCACGAGGTGGCCATCCTCGCCGCCTCGGGCGCGGTGCTGGCCGCATTCGGCTGGCCGGTGCGCGCGCATCTCGACGTGATGGCGCTCGCCCTCGGCACGTTCTTGGCGTTCGGCCGGGTCGGCTGTCTGATGGTCGGATGCTGTTACGGGACGCCGCATCACTGGGGCGTGGAATACGGCGAGGAACACGCGGCCGGCGCATTTCCCCGGCACCTCGTCGGCGTCCGGCTCCTGCCCGTCCAGCTGTTCGAGGCGTTTGTTGTCGTCCTGCTGGTAGTCATGGGCTCCGTGCTGTTCCTTCAGGCCTTGCCGTCGGGAACGGCGCTGTCGTGGTACGTCGTCGGCTATGCGGCCGCGCGCTTCTGGCTGGAGCGAGTTCGCGCCGATTATGGCCGGCCTTACTGGCGGGGCTTCTCCGAGGCGCAATGGACGTCGCTCGTCTTGATGTCCGGTGTCGTGGCAGCCGAATGGCAAGGGCGACTGCCGTTCTCGCCTTGGCACACAGCGCTCTGGGCAAGTGTCGGCCTCGGGATGCTGGCGTTGACGCTTCGCATCTATCGCATCCGCCGACGTGTCGCCGCGGCAGCGGCGCGCTCCGTCGAGACCTGCACGAGGGCGTAG